A portion of the Lolium rigidum isolate FL_2022 chromosome 1, APGP_CSIRO_Lrig_0.1, whole genome shotgun sequence genome contains these proteins:
- the LOC124661306 gene encoding BTB/POZ and MATH domain-containing protein 1-like, producing the protein MSSASAIVAPTWSGHHLLKIDGYSFTKDVPTGQKIESRSFDLGGHRWHIDYYPNGCSAEDAVKAQQKFSFAGEVKGQAPSLGSSVTVNNYTCLQGWGTSSFVKREDLEESEHLHDDSFTVRCDIVVISDYQAEDLPESTPPTFVSVEPSDLHQHLGDLLRSEKGADVVFEVAGETFAAHRCVLAARSPVFSAMLFGGMKEGNTVHIHDMDAQVFKALLGFAYTDSLAGWPVGAPPPLWEPLEETLLFV; encoded by the exons ATGTCGTCCGCCTCCGCCATCGTCGCCCCTACGTGGAGCGGGCACCACCTGCTGAAGATCGACGGCTACTCCTTCACCAAGGACGTCCCCACCGGACAGAAGATCGAATCCCGCTCTTTCGACCTTGGCGGACATCGATGGCACATCGATTACTACCCCAACGGCTGCAGCGCTGAGGAC GCGGTGAAGGCGCAGCAGAAGTTCTCTTTCGCCGGCGAGGTCAAGGGCCAAGCTCCATCACTAGGATCATCCGTAACGGTAAACAACTACACTTGTCTGCAGGGCTGGGGGACTAGTAGTTTCGTCAAAAGGGAAGACCTGGAGGAGTCGGAGCATCTCCATGATGATTCCTTCACGGTCAGATGCGATATCGTCGTCATCAGCGATTACCAGGCTGAGGATCTGCCCGAGAGCACTCCTCCAACCTTCGTCTCCGTGGAACCATCTGACCTTCACCAGCACCTTGGCGACCTCCTTAGGAGCGAGAAGGGCGCCGACGTGGTTTTTGAGGTTGCCGGCGAGACCTTCGCAGCGCACCGGTGCGTGCTCGCCGCCCGGTCGCCGGTCTTCAGCGCGATGCTCTTTGGCGGCATGAAGGAGGGCAACACGGTGCACATACACGACATGGATGCCCAGGTGTTCAAGGCGTTGCTCGGTTTTGCATACACGGACTCCTTAGCAGGTTGGCCAGTAGgagcaccaccaccattgtgggaACCTTTGGAAGAGACATTGTTGTTTGTTTAA
- the LOC124697572 gene encoding DNA (cytosine-5)-methyltransferase DRM2-like produces MVDSDDSFEWESDGDAEPSSAPALRNMDAAGPSTLVHQDPNGRANGEAPPNSLVEGYVGMGFTREMVVKGIKQIGYSDSNALLELLLTYKALGDEAAGNCSTSGLISQSVEDDDDFDFENWDGDDDADGREPNSDDSGHEDFPQEMSEKDNKIKSLVNMGFAEDEANRAITRCGVDASVCVLVDSIYASQAAGNCSYMNQSEYEVTDRGFDSFGVRKKARLMEESKKKMKHYGSGAQGSRSSLDGNHGELMWLPHPMVGFNLPTDRLRSVTRSLPKQASGPPYFYYENMARAPKNVWKEISRSLYDIEPEFVDSRFFCAAARESGYVHNLPIEKRSPLRPLPPKTIFEAFPHYKKWWPTWDHREQLNCFETRVASPKQIKKIECALVRSSNPPPLTVQKYVMDQCREWNLVWVGKNKVAPLEQDEMEYLHGFPRNHTRGVASRKRYKCLGDSFQVDTVGYHLSVLKDMYPNGVNVLSLFTGIGGGEVALHRLGIHMKTVISVEISEDNRRILRGWWDQTQTGTLIEIADVKSLTNDRIASFIGRFGRFDLVIGGLEGEQPALFYHYCRILKAVKSATTRM; encoded by the exons GATAGCGATGATAGTTTTGAGTGGGAAAGTGATGGTGACGCTGAACCCTCATCAGCCCCGGCCTTGAGGAACATGGATGCTGCTGGTCCATCAACATTGGTACACCAG GATCCTAATGGGCGGGCTAATGGGGAAGCACCACCTAATTCTTTAGTCGAGGGATATGTGGGAATGGGTTTCACAAGAGAGATGGTCGTGAAGGGCATTAAACAGATTG GGTACAGTGATTCAAATGCATTGCTTGAGCTACTTCTCACATATAAG GCACTTGGAGATGAGGCTGCGGGTAATTGCTCTACTTCTGGTCTCATCTCCCAGAGtgttgaagatgatgatgattttgattttgaaaactgGGATGGAGATGACGATGCTGATGGGAGAGAACCCAACTCTGATGATTCTGGTCATGAG GATTTTCCACAAGAGATGTCAGAGAAGGACAACAAGATCAAGTCCTTAGTAAACATGGGTTTTGCTGAAGATGAAGCAAATAGGGCTATTACCAGATgtg GTGTGGATGCCTCTGTGTGTGTATTAGTCGATTCGATCTATGCATCCCAAGCTGCAGGAAATTGTAGTTATATGAATCAATCTGAATATGAG GTTACTGATAGGGGCTTTGATTCCTTTGGAGTGAGAAAGAAAGCAAGATTGATGGAGGAGAGCAAGAAAAAAATGAAACATTATGGAAGTGGAGCACAAGGAAGTCGCTCCTCCTTGGATGGTAACCATGGTGAACTAATGTGGCTCCCACATCCGATGGTTGGATTCAACCTACCTACTGATAGGCTACGGTCAGTGACAAGAAGTCTTCCTAAACAAGCTAGTGGCCCACCTTACTTCTACTATGAAAATATGGCTAGAGCTCCAAAAAATGTATGGAAGGAAATTTCCAGATCCCTGTATGACATAGAACCTGAATTTGTGGATTCTAGATTCTTCTGTGCTGCTGCTCGGGAAAGTGGCTATGTCCATAATTTGCCGATTGAGAAAAGGTCACCTCTCCGTCCTCTCCCTCCAAAGACCATATTTGAGGCCTTTCCTCATTATAAGAAGTGGTGGCCTACCTGGGACCACAGAGAGCAGCTCAATTGCTTTGAGACCCGTGTGGCAAGTCCAAAACAGATAAAAAAGATCGAATGTGCTCTTGTAAGGTCAAGTAATCCACCACCTCTAACAGTTCAGAAGTATGTAATGGACCAGTGCAGAGAATGGAACCTTGTTTGGGTTGGAAAGAACAAGGTTGCCCCTCTAGAGCAAGATGAGATGGAATATTTACACGGTTTTCCAAGAAACCATACGAGAGGAGTGGCCAGTAGAAAGAGGTACAAGTGTCTTGGTGATTCTTTCCAAGTTGATACTGTCGGCTACCACTTGTCGGTGTTGAAGGACATGTATCCGAATGGTGTTAATGTGCTATCCTTATTCACCGGTATTGGAGGAGGAGAGGTAGCTTTGCACAGGCTTGGAATCCACATGAAAACAGTGATATCTGTTGAGATAAGTGAAGATAACAGGAGGATTCTGAGGGGTTGGTGGGATCAGACACAAACTGGCACGCTAATTGAGATTGCGGATGTGAAGTCTCTCACTAATGATAGAATTGCATCATTTATTGGTAGATTTGGTCGATTTGACTTGGTGATAGGGGGCCTGGAGGGTGAGCAACCTGCTTTATTCTACCACTATTGTAGAATCTTGAAAGCCGTCAAGTCAGCTACAACAAGGATGTAG